The following coding sequences are from one Cetobacterium somerae ATCC BAA-474 window:
- a CDS encoding carbamoyl phosphate synthase small subunit, which translates to MKGKLILENGMSFDGKIFGELGESVGELVFNTGMTGYQELLTDPSYYGQIVVMTYPMVGNYGINLEDMESSGIKLKGFIIKEDAKLPNNFRCEMTLDGFLRQYNVVGFKGVDTRHLTKIIREQGAMKALITSKDLTQKEIDEHFAKFNNSDAVEKVSTKEIYEIPGPGKRIGVIDFGVKRNILRSFEKRGVHQIVFPWNVTAEELLSHDLDAVFLSNGPGDPAELTGVINEIKKLVGKLPIVGICLGHQLLAWALGGTTTKLKYGHRGCNHPVKDLEKNRIFITSQNHGYVVDKVPESMKVTHINLNDNSIEGMRSEEHRILCVQYHPEAWPGPADSEYLFDDFLKVIEG; encoded by the coding sequence ATGAAGGGGAAGTTAATTCTTGAAAACGGAATGAGTTTTGATGGAAAAATTTTTGGAGAATTAGGTGAAAGCGTTGGAGAGCTTGTATTTAATACAGGAATGACAGGGTACCAAGAGTTACTTACGGATCCATCATATTATGGTCAAATTGTTGTTATGACTTATCCAATGGTTGGAAACTATGGAATAAACTTAGAGGATATGGAATCTAGCGGAATAAAGTTAAAAGGATTTATAATTAAAGAGGACGCAAAGCTTCCAAATAACTTTAGATGTGAAATGACATTAGATGGATTTTTAAGACAATATAATGTAGTTGGATTTAAAGGTGTAGATACAAGACATCTAACTAAAATAATAAGAGAACAAGGAGCAATGAAAGCTCTAATAACTTCAAAAGATTTAACTCAAAAAGAGATAGACGAGCATTTTGCAAAATTTAATAATAGTGACGCTGTAGAAAAAGTTAGTACAAAAGAGATTTATGAGATTCCTGGACCTGGAAAAAGAATAGGAGTAATAGATTTCGGTGTTAAGAGAAATATATTAAGATCATTTGAAAAAAGAGGAGTTCATCAAATTGTATTTCCTTGGAATGTAACTGCAGAAGAGTTATTATCACATGATTTAGATGCAGTATTTTTATCAAATGGACCAGGAGATCCAGCAGAATTAACTGGAGTAATAAACGAAATAAAAAAATTAGTTGGAAAATTACCTATTGTTGGAATATGTTTAGGGCATCAGTTATTAGCTTGGGCACTAGGTGGAACAACAACAAAGTTAAAGTATGGACATAGAGGATGTAATCATCCAGTTAAAGATTTAGAAAAAAATAGAATATTTATAACATCACAAAATCATGGTTATGTTGTAGATAAAGTACCTGAATCAATGAAAGTAACACATATAAATTTAAATGATAACTCTATCGAAGGAATGAGAAGTGAAGAGCATAGAATTTTATGTGTACAGTATCACCCAGAAGCATGGCCAGGACCAGCTGATTCAGAATATCTGTTTGATGATTTTTTAAAAGTAATAGAGGGATAA